A single window of Acidimicrobiales bacterium DNA harbors:
- a CDS encoding PIN domain-containing protein has protein sequence MADRVVLDAHAVLAFLGEDPGWADVEEILRTGEPWMTLVNLGEVAYILERTSDAGAADEVWANLRAEIRPGGVPIRWIDIDDTLVRRAAAIKARGGLSYADAFAAGAASVLDCPVLTGDPEFRVAEELGVAVRWLGRRV, from the coding sequence ATGGCTGATCGCGTCGTCCTCGACGCCCACGCGGTCCTCGCCTTCCTGGGAGAGGATCCCGGTTGGGCTGACGTCGAGGAGATCCTGCGGACCGGCGAGCCGTGGATGACGCTCGTCAACCTCGGAGAGGTTGCCTACATCCTCGAACGCACCTCCGACGCCGGAGCCGCCGACGAGGTGTGGGCGAACCTCCGCGCGGAGATCCGGCCCGGCGGGGTGCCAATTCGTTGGATCGACATCGACGACACCCTCGTGCGCCGGGCGGCGGCCATCAAGGCGCGCGGAGGGCTCAGCTATGCCGACGCGTTCGCCGCCGGAGCCGCGTCGGTGCTCGATTGCCCGGTGCTCACGGGTGATCCGGAGTTCCGTGTCGCCGAGGAGCTCGGGGT
- a CDS encoding AbrB/MazE/SpoVT family DNA-binding domain-containing protein gives MITTVNPKGQVTIPEPLRDRYGFPPGTKVVWLERDGDLIPKPLLSVEQLRGRFKGGELTAMLLAERARDRKHEDG, from the coding sequence ATGATCACCACGGTCAATCCGAAGGGCCAGGTCACGATCCCCGAGCCGCTGCGCGACCGCTACGGGTTTCCCCCGGGCACGAAGGTCGTGTGGCTGGAGCGCGACGGCGACCTCATCCCCAAGCCTCTCCTGTCGGTCGAACAGCTGCGTGGGCGCTTCAAGGGGGGCGAGCTGACGGCCATGCTGCTGGCGGAGCGCGCCCGGGACCGCAAACACGAGGATGGCTGA
- a CDS encoding type II toxin-antitoxin system PemK/MazF family toxin, with amino-acid sequence MSTTPLPRRPPAFGPEPWEEIGGPSWSHWDRWFCAVAVADQSGSLDPLEQRMVGELQVAPCTTRRRELPSHVELDPKECGLDEVSYAKCEDMKSVSERRLVARLGAANDEALFAITRALGFLLDF; translated from the coding sequence ATGAGCACGACCCCATTGCCGCGCCGTCCGCCAGCCTTCGGCCCGGAACCGTGGGAGGAGATCGGGGGACCGAGCTGGAGCCACTGGGACCGGTGGTTCTGCGCGGTGGCCGTCGCCGACCAGAGCGGCAGCCTCGACCCGCTGGAGCAGCGAATGGTCGGCGAGCTGCAGGTCGCTCCCTGCACGACGAGACGGCGAGAGCTCCCCTCGCACGTCGAGCTCGATCCGAAGGAGTGCGGGCTCGACGAGGTCAGCTACGCGAAGTGCGAGGACATGAAGTCGGTGTCGGAGCGTCGACTGGTCGCTCGTCTTGGTGCAGCGAACGACGAAGCGCTCTTCGCCATCACCCGGGCACTCGGGTTCCTGCTGGACTTTTGA